One Pseudodesulfovibrio cashew DNA window includes the following coding sequences:
- the atpA gene encoding F0F1 ATP synthase subunit alpha translates to MQIKAEEISKIIQDQIQNYESRVEMSETGTVLYVGDGIARVHGVENVMAMELLEFPGGVKGMVLNLEEDNVGVALLGSDTGVKEGDPVKRTGQIYSVPVGDAVMGRVVNPLGEPLDGLGPIEASEVRPVELKAPGIIARKSVHEPCYTGLKAVDAMTPVGRGQRELVIGDRQTGKTAVCVDAILAQKTTDVHCFYVAIGQKKASVALVADVLRQHGAMEYTTIVSATASEPAPLQFIAAYTGATMAEFYRDNGKHALICYDDLSKQATAYREMSLLLRRPPGREAFPGDVFYLHSRLLERSCKVNDSLGAGSLTALPVIETQAGDVSAFIPTNVISITDGQIYLEPNLFLSGVRPAINVGLSVSRVGGSAQIKAMKQVAGTLRLDLAQYRELAAFASFGSDLDKATQAKLNRGARMVELLKQPQYRPLTVQEQVAVLYAGTRGFLDDIAVEAVIKFEAEFLEFMNNAKSAVLDSIAEKQKIDDAVEADLKAAIEEFKKGFSA, encoded by the coding sequence ATGCAGATCAAAGCAGAAGAAATCAGCAAAATCATTCAGGACCAGATTCAGAATTATGAGTCTCGTGTTGAAATGAGCGAGACCGGTACCGTCCTCTACGTTGGTGACGGTATTGCTCGCGTGCACGGTGTCGAAAACGTCATGGCCATGGAGCTTCTCGAGTTCCCCGGCGGCGTCAAGGGCATGGTGCTCAACCTGGAAGAAGACAACGTCGGTGTCGCCCTCCTGGGTTCGGACACCGGTGTTAAGGAAGGCGACCCGGTCAAGCGTACCGGCCAGATTTACTCCGTGCCCGTCGGCGACGCCGTCATGGGCCGCGTGGTCAACCCCCTGGGCGAGCCCCTGGATGGTCTGGGACCGATCGAAGCTTCCGAGGTCCGCCCGGTTGAGCTGAAGGCCCCCGGCATCATCGCTCGTAAGTCCGTTCACGAGCCCTGCTACACCGGCCTCAAGGCCGTTGACGCCATGACCCCGGTTGGCCGCGGTCAGCGCGAACTGGTCATTGGTGACCGCCAGACCGGTAAGACCGCTGTCTGTGTTGACGCCATCCTCGCCCAGAAGACCACCGACGTGCACTGCTTCTACGTGGCCATTGGCCAGAAGAAGGCTTCCGTCGCCCTGGTCGCCGACGTGCTCCGCCAGCACGGCGCCATGGAATACACCACCATCGTCTCCGCGACCGCTTCCGAGCCCGCTCCGCTGCAGTTCATCGCCGCCTACACCGGCGCGACCATGGCCGAGTTCTACCGCGACAACGGCAAGCACGCCCTGATCTGCTACGATGACCTTTCCAAGCAGGCTACTGCCTACCGCGAAATGTCCCTCCTGCTTCGCCGCCCCCCGGGACGTGAAGCATTCCCCGGTGACGTCTTCTACCTGCACTCCAGGCTCCTCGAGCGTTCCTGCAAGGTCAACGACTCCCTGGGCGCCGGTTCCCTGACCGCCCTGCCGGTCATTGAAACCCAGGCTGGTGACGTCTCCGCGTTCATTCCGACCAACGTTATCTCCATTACCGATGGTCAGATCTACCTGGAGCCCAACCTGTTCCTCTCCGGTGTCCGTCCGGCCATTAACGTCGGTCTCTCCGTCTCCCGAGTCGGTGGTTCCGCCCAGATCAAGGCCATGAAGCAGGTCGCCGGTACCCTCCGTCTCGACCTCGCCCAGTACCGCGAGCTCGCCGCGTTCGCTTCCTTCGGTTCCGACCTCGACAAGGCCACCCAGGCCAAGCTGAACCGAGGCGCCCGTATGGTCGAACTGCTCAAGCAGCCCCAGTACCGGCCGCTGACCGTTCAGGAGCAGGTTGCCGTGCTGTACGCCGGTACCCGCGGCTTCCTCGATGACATCGCTGTTGAGGCCGTCATCAAGTTCGAGGCCGAGTTCCTGGAGTTCATGAACAACGCCAAGTCCGCCGTCCTCGATTCCATCGCCGAGAAGCAGAAGATCGACGACGCTGTGGAAGCTGACCTGAAGGCCGCCATCGAAGAGTTCAAGAAAGGCTTCAGCGCCTAA
- the atpF gene encoding F0F1 ATP synthase subunit B, which yields MKRTVFFAVLLTALAISAVAYANAAAEGGHATHALFTAENVKNYGLRIVNFILFAALLYKLGGAKIKEFFVGRRDGIKQELDDLQARQADAEKKLKEVESGIANMAQEKQEILAQAKAQGEAIKDAIIAKAHKDAEAMKDQAKRTASNEAQAAINTIRAEMADMVVAAAEKIVAEKLSAEDHDKLVDDYLTKVVLN from the coding sequence TTGAAACGGACAGTGTTTTTTGCGGTCCTGCTGACCGCCCTGGCGATTTCGGCTGTAGCTTACGCCAACGCCGCCGCCGAAGGGGGCCATGCCACCCATGCGCTCTTCACGGCCGAGAACGTGAAGAACTATGGCCTGCGCATCGTCAACTTCATCCTTTTTGCGGCCCTGCTGTACAAGCTGGGCGGCGCCAAGATCAAGGAGTTCTTCGTTGGTCGCCGTGACGGCATCAAGCAGGAGCTCGATGATCTGCAGGCCCGTCAGGCCGATGCCGAGAAGAAGCTCAAGGAAGTTGAGTCCGGCATCGCCAATATGGCCCAGGAGAAGCAGGAGATCCTCGCTCAGGCCAAGGCGCAGGGCGAGGCCATCAAGGACGCCATCATCGCCAAGGCTCACAAGGACGCCGAGGCTATGAAGGATCAGGCCAAGCGCACGGCCTCCAACGAGGCTCAGGCCGCCATCAATACCATTCGCGCCGAAATGGCCGATATGGTCGTTGCCGCCGCCGAGAAGATCGTTGCCGAGAAGCTGAGCGCAGAAGATCACGACAAGCTCGTGGATGACTATTTAACCAAGGTGGTGCTCAATTGA
- a CDS encoding bactofilin family protein, translating to MARDEINAFLGAGTNYQGKLHFQGAVRIDGNFQGEVASDGTLVVGQEAVVEGQVVVGQLVLSGKIKGEVDAKSKVVLHKTANLQGNIRTPVLVVEEGAVLEGQLTMGSLDTPLNGASETDSN from the coding sequence ATGGCCAGAGACGAAATCAACGCCTTTTTGGGTGCCGGGACCAACTATCAGGGAAAACTGCACTTTCAGGGAGCTGTTCGGATTGACGGCAACTTCCAGGGCGAGGTTGCCTCAGACGGCACACTCGTGGTTGGTCAGGAAGCCGTGGTCGAAGGTCAGGTGGTCGTCGGCCAGCTCGTCCTTTCCGGCAAGATCAAGGGAGAGGTGGACGCCAAGAGCAAGGTCGTACTGCACAAGACCGCCAATCTTCAGGGCAACATCAGGACGCCCGTCCTGGTGGTTGAAGAGGGCGCGGTGCTTGAAGGGCAGCTGACCATGGGCAGTTTGGACACGCCGCTCAACGGGGCTTCGGAGACGGATTCCAACTGA
- the atpH gene encoding ATP synthase F1 subunit delta, whose translation MTGNVVSRRYAKALFAIGAAKGEADQKTYGEQLIALSDSMTASPEAMGFFRNPSFSAEEKKAVLIQLVDKISVDPMVKNFCELLADKGRVEMVPAVASDYKAMLDVVSGVISGELITVSELNEERKSAIQSNLEKQAGKKLELSFATDKDILGGIVLKIGDKVMDASLKAQLQILKENIKRGE comes from the coding sequence TTGACCGGTAACGTAGTTTCCCGCCGTTACGCTAAGGCCCTGTTCGCCATTGGTGCCGCCAAGGGTGAGGCAGACCAGAAAACGTACGGTGAGCAGCTGATTGCGCTGAGCGACTCCATGACGGCGTCCCCAGAGGCGATGGGTTTCTTCCGGAACCCCTCGTTCTCCGCCGAGGAGAAGAAAGCCGTGCTTATTCAGCTCGTCGATAAGATTTCGGTAGACCCGATGGTCAAGAACTTCTGCGAACTGCTGGCCGACAAGGGCCGCGTCGAGATGGTTCCCGCCGTCGCTTCTGACTATAAGGCAATGCTTGACGTCGTGTCCGGCGTCATCTCCGGTGAACTCATTACGGTGAGCGAACTCAACGAGGAAAGAAAATCTGCAATCCAGTCGAACCTTGAGAAGCAGGCCGGCAAAAAGCTGGAGCTGTCCTTCGCCACCGACAAGGATATCCTCGGTGGTATCGTTCTCAAGATCGGTGACAAGGTTATGGATGCCAGCCTCAAGGCTCAGCTGCAGATTTTGAAAGAAAATATTAAAAGGGGTGAGTAG
- a CDS encoding ATP synthase F0 subunit B, with translation MVIPDKTIFIQAANFIVTVFVLNVLLIKPIREIIKKRKGLMADQMEKIEGFNKNATEKMADYEAQLASARAEANEVRSSAKEEATAEEQKLMAEAGKEASGTIQAARAEIEKEVQAAMGQLTKDIDKFAEAATGKILGQA, from the coding sequence ATGGTAATACCTGACAAAACAATTTTTATTCAAGCAGCGAACTTCATCGTCACGGTGTTCGTGCTGAACGTGCTGCTGATCAAGCCCATCCGCGAGATCATCAAGAAACGCAAGGGTTTGATGGCTGATCAGATGGAAAAGATCGAAGGCTTCAACAAGAACGCTACCGAGAAAATGGCCGACTATGAGGCCCAACTCGCCAGCGCTCGTGCCGAGGCCAACGAGGTCCGTTCCTCCGCCAAGGAAGAAGCGACTGCCGAAGAGCAGAAGCTGATGGCTGAAGCCGGCAAGGAAGCTTCCGGTACCATCCAGGCCGCTCGCGCCGAGATCGAAAAAGAGGTCCAGGCAGCCATGGGTCAGTTGACCAAGGATATCGACAAATTCGCCGAAGCCGCCACGGGCAAGATCCTGGGCCAGGCTTAG